From Cellulomonas chengniuliangii, the proteins below share one genomic window:
- a CDS encoding glutamate-5-semialdehyde dehydrogenase, with protein sequence MTASLENTVATTSSHVSAPGSDVAERVLDAARRAKAAARVLATATRATKDSALEALADALVARTDEILEANAEDLERGRANGTSPGLLDRLALTDARIVAIAEALRELAALPDPVGEVVRGSTLPNGLRLRQVRVPMGVVGMIYEARPNVTVDAAGLALKSGNAVVLRGGSAAARSNEVIVGVLAEALAAQGLPADLVQSIDAYGREGAVALMHARGLVDVLVPRGGADLIQTVVRESTVPVVETGVGNCHVYVDATADPAMALPILLNSKTQRVGVCNAAETLLVHADAAAGFLPAALVALAGEGVVVHGDEATAALAPEGVDVVPATDEDWATEYLSLDLAVRVVDDLDAAIEHIRTWSSGHTEAIVTRDLAASERFVAELDSAAVIVNASTRFTDGGQFGLGAEIGISTQKLHARGPMGLPELTTTKWVVHGDGHVRA encoded by the coding sequence ATGACAGCCTCGCTCGAGAACACCGTCGCGACCACGTCGTCCCACGTCAGCGCACCGGGCTCTGACGTGGCCGAACGGGTGCTCGACGCGGCGCGCCGCGCGAAGGCCGCGGCGCGCGTGCTCGCGACGGCGACCAGGGCGACGAAGGACAGCGCGCTCGAGGCCCTCGCCGACGCCCTCGTCGCCCGCACCGACGAGATCCTCGAGGCCAACGCCGAGGACCTCGAGCGCGGGCGCGCCAACGGCACCTCGCCCGGGCTGCTCGACCGCCTCGCGCTGACCGACGCCCGCATCGTCGCGATCGCCGAGGCGCTGCGCGAGCTCGCTGCGCTGCCCGACCCGGTGGGCGAGGTCGTGCGCGGCTCCACGCTGCCGAACGGGCTGCGCCTGCGCCAGGTGCGGGTGCCGATGGGCGTGGTCGGCATGATCTACGAGGCCCGCCCCAACGTGACCGTGGACGCCGCCGGACTCGCGCTCAAGAGCGGCAACGCCGTGGTGCTCCGCGGCGGCTCCGCGGCGGCGCGCAGCAACGAGGTCATCGTCGGCGTCCTCGCCGAGGCGCTCGCCGCCCAAGGGCTTCCCGCGGACCTGGTCCAGTCGATCGACGCGTACGGGCGCGAGGGCGCCGTCGCGCTGATGCACGCCCGAGGGCTGGTGGACGTCCTCGTGCCCCGCGGCGGCGCCGACCTGATCCAGACGGTCGTGCGCGAGTCCACGGTGCCCGTCGTGGAGACGGGAGTCGGGAACTGCCACGTGTACGTCGACGCGACAGCCGACCCGGCGATGGCGCTGCCCATCCTGCTCAACTCCAAGACGCAGCGGGTCGGCGTGTGCAACGCCGCCGAGACGCTGCTGGTGCACGCCGACGCCGCCGCCGGCTTCCTGCCGGCCGCGCTCGTCGCCCTCGCGGGGGAGGGCGTGGTGGTCCACGGGGACGAGGCCACCGCCGCGCTCGCGCCCGAGGGTGTCGACGTCGTCCCGGCCACCGACGAGGACTGGGCCACCGAGTACCTCTCGCTCGACCTGGCGGTGCGGGTGGTCGACGACCTCGACGCGGCGATCGAGCACATCCGCACGTGGTCGTCGGGGCACACCGAGGCCATCGTCACCCGCGACCTCGCGGCGTCCGAGCGGTTCGTGGCCGAGCTCGACTCGGCCGCGGTGATCGTCAACGCCTCGACCCGGTTCACCGACGGGGGCCAGTTCGGGCTCGGGGCCGAGATCGGGATCTCGACGCAGAAGCTGCACGCGCGGGGTCCGATGGGCCTCCCCGAGCTGACCACGACGAAGTGGGTCGTCCACGGAGACGGGCACGTCCGCGCCTGA
- the proB gene encoding glutamate 5-kinase gives MHPVSAAALLDRRQLVDAPRVVVKVGSSSLTDEDGHLDPERLDALVKVLAARRAAGGQVVLVSSGAIAAGIGPLGLSSRPRDLATQQAAASAGQGLLVAHYTRSFWDHGLRVGQVLLTADDTVRRTHYRNAQRALTRLLELGVVPVINENDAVATDEIRFGDNDRLAALVSHLVRADAMVLLTDVDGLHTGPPSRPGSVRIPEVRGPRDLEGIDVTARGSAVGTGGMVTKLESVAIATASGIPVVLTSAENAAAALAGEDVGTWFAATGRRASTRLLWLAHAARTRGRLVLDEGAVRAVVDRRTSLLPAGVTRAEGTFEAGDPVELCGPDGDVVARGLVAYSSEEVPGLLGHTTSELRADLGPEYGRVLVHRDDLVLVRRRR, from the coding sequence ATGCACCCTGTGAGCGCAGCCGCACTGCTCGACCGTCGCCAGCTCGTCGACGCGCCGCGCGTGGTCGTCAAGGTCGGGTCCTCGTCCCTCACGGACGAGGACGGCCATCTCGACCCCGAGCGTCTCGACGCGCTGGTCAAGGTGCTGGCCGCCCGGCGTGCCGCGGGCGGCCAGGTCGTGCTGGTGTCCTCCGGCGCGATCGCGGCCGGTATCGGCCCCCTTGGCCTGTCGTCGCGGCCACGCGACCTGGCGACCCAGCAGGCTGCCGCCTCGGCCGGGCAGGGCCTGCTCGTGGCGCACTACACCCGCTCGTTCTGGGACCACGGGCTGCGGGTCGGCCAGGTGCTGCTGACGGCGGACGACACGGTGCGGCGCACGCACTACCGCAACGCGCAGCGCGCCCTGACCCGGCTGCTCGAGCTCGGCGTGGTGCCGGTGATCAACGAGAACGACGCCGTCGCGACCGACGAGATCCGCTTCGGCGACAACGACCGGCTCGCGGCGCTGGTCTCGCACCTGGTGCGCGCTGACGCGATGGTGCTGCTCACCGACGTGGACGGGCTGCACACCGGGCCGCCGTCACGGCCTGGCTCGGTGCGGATCCCCGAGGTCCGGGGCCCGCGCGACCTCGAGGGCATCGATGTGACCGCCCGGGGCAGCGCGGTGGGCACGGGCGGCATGGTCACCAAGCTCGAGTCCGTGGCGATCGCGACGGCGTCAGGCATCCCGGTGGTGCTGACGTCGGCCGAGAACGCCGCGGCGGCACTGGCCGGCGAGGACGTCGGCACCTGGTTCGCGGCCACCGGACGGCGGGCCTCCACCCGCCTGCTGTGGCTCGCGCACGCGGCCCGGACCCGGGGCCGGCTCGTGCTCGACGAGGGCGCCGTGCGCGCGGTGGTGGACCGGCGCACGTCGCTGCTCCCCGCCGGTGTGACCCGCGCCGAGGGCACGTTCGAGGCCGGGGACCCGGTCGAGCTGTGCGGGCCCGACGGCGACGTCGTGGCGCGTGGCCTGGTCGCCTACTCCTCGGAGGAGGTCCCGGGCCTGCTGGGCCACACGACGTCCGAACTGCGCGCGGACCTCGGCCCGGAGTACGGCCGCGTGCTGGTGCACCGGGACGACCTGGTGCTGGTGCGGCGCCGGCGCTGA
- a CDS encoding GNAT family N-acetyltransferase, producing the protein MGIEIRAARIDEHPAVGRLTERGFATGAYGPTTNPDRLRALHDAAGRAAAGELLVAVDGGDLLGTASLVRAGTAHSREAQDGEAELRLLAVAPEGRGRGVGAALALESLARARDWGMRAVVLDTGPANAASQRLYERLGFVREQQRETTMVDGVGRLVVYRYDFAREGVLVRLVAAHEHDRVAELTVAAYSHDYEISERYRGMLEDVATRAREHQVWVAQDLATGALLGAVTTPRPGARLSVVAREGELGLRHLAVDPGARGRGIGALLTRHAIDLARERGLRRVVLNSGEHMAPAHRLYARLGFARLPDREERVFEGGLLLAFGIDVPVEAGAPPSQG; encoded by the coding sequence ATGGGCATCGAGATACGCGCCGCGCGGATCGACGAGCACCCGGCTGTGGGGCGGCTGACCGAGCGCGGCTTCGCGACCGGGGCGTACGGGCCGACGACGAACCCCGACAGGCTGCGGGCGCTGCACGACGCCGCCGGTCGCGCCGCCGCCGGCGAGCTCCTCGTGGCCGTGGACGGCGGCGACCTGCTCGGCACGGCGAGCCTGGTGCGGGCGGGCACGGCGCACTCCCGTGAGGCGCAGGACGGCGAGGCCGAGCTCCGGCTCCTGGCCGTCGCCCCCGAGGGCCGGGGCCGCGGGGTCGGGGCCGCGCTGGCCCTCGAGTCCCTCGCGCGGGCGAGGGACTGGGGCATGCGGGCGGTCGTGCTGGACACCGGGCCCGCGAACGCCGCCTCGCAGCGGCTCTACGAGCGGCTCGGGTTCGTCCGCGAGCAGCAGCGCGAGACCACGATGGTGGACGGGGTCGGTCGCCTGGTCGTCTACCGCTACGACTTCGCCCGGGAGGGCGTCCTGGTCCGCCTGGTCGCCGCGCACGAGCACGACCGGGTCGCCGAGCTCACCGTCGCCGCGTACAGCCACGACTACGAGATCTCCGAGCGCTACCGCGGCATGCTCGAGGACGTCGCAACCCGCGCGCGGGAGCACCAGGTGTGGGTCGCCCAGGACCTCGCGACCGGGGCCCTGCTCGGCGCGGTCACCACGCCCCGCCCCGGGGCCCGCCTCTCGGTGGTCGCGCGGGAGGGCGAGCTCGGCCTCCGCCACCTCGCCGTCGACCCGGGCGCGCGAGGCCGCGGGATCGGCGCGCTGCTCACCCGGCACGCGATCGACCTCGCGCGCGAGCGTGGCCTGCGCAGGGTGGTCCTGAACTCCGGTGAGCACATGGCCCCCGCCCACCGCCTCTACGCGCGGCTCGGCTTCGCCCGGCTGCCCGATCGCGAGGAGCGCGTGTTCGAGGGCGGGCTGCTGCTCGCCTTCGGCATCGACGTCCCCGTGGAGGCGGGCGCGCCCCCGAGCCAGGGCTGA
- a CDS encoding M20 family metallopeptidase, with translation MSAVEGPRPAAPSTAYLDELRAQTERRRAAFVPVESPFEGADEQDVALVRSAAQSLRDDVVGLARVIHAHPEEAFREHRAAAEIADLLARHGVPATVGSHGLATAVRAGLTAQGPDAGGPDTAAGPTVAILAEYDALPGIGHACGHNVIAAAGVGAFLALRRAVAEGLALPGRVLLLGTPAEEGNSGKEILARAGFFDGVDAAIMVHPFGYDVIDHPFLGRRRLQVTYHGVAAHASASPFMGRNALDAVALNYQAVGFLRQHIPPTDRVHGIVVDGGERPSVVPERAALEYYVRSAHAPTLRDLSQRLEDIAHGVALATGTTVEVTWDPVPFSLPLRTNTPLAERWAQHQAAQGRTALAGGIVPEILAASTDFGNVSQRLPGIHPMIAVSEPDVALHTREFAQAAGGPAGDRAAVDGAVGLALTALDYLADPRLREAVRQDFEDGGGIVDVPGYFD, from the coding sequence ATGTCGGCCGTTGAGGGTCCTCGTCCGGCGGCGCCGAGCACCGCCTACCTGGACGAGCTGCGGGCGCAGACCGAGCGTCGCCGGGCGGCCTTCGTGCCAGTCGAGTCGCCCTTCGAGGGCGCCGACGAGCAGGACGTCGCTCTCGTGCGGTCGGCCGCGCAGTCGTTGCGGGACGACGTGGTGGGTCTCGCGCGGGTGATCCACGCGCACCCCGAGGAGGCGTTCCGCGAGCACCGGGCGGCAGCGGAGATCGCCGACCTGCTCGCACGGCACGGTGTCCCCGCCACGGTGGGCTCGCACGGGCTGGCCACGGCGGTGCGCGCCGGCTTGACGGCCCAGGGTCCCGACGCCGGAGGCCCGGACACCGCAGCCGGGCCCACCGTGGCGATCCTCGCCGAGTACGACGCGCTGCCGGGAATCGGGCACGCGTGCGGGCACAACGTGATCGCTGCCGCCGGCGTGGGCGCCTTCCTCGCGCTGCGCCGCGCGGTCGCGGAGGGCCTGGCGCTGCCGGGGCGGGTGCTGCTCCTCGGCACACCGGCCGAGGAGGGCAACTCCGGCAAGGAGATCCTGGCCCGGGCGGGGTTCTTCGACGGGGTCGACGCGGCGATCATGGTCCACCCTTTCGGCTACGACGTGATCGACCACCCGTTCCTGGGGCGGCGACGGCTCCAGGTGACCTACCACGGGGTGGCGGCGCACGCGTCGGCCAGCCCGTTCATGGGCAGGAACGCCCTCGACGCCGTCGCGCTCAACTACCAGGCGGTTGGTTTTCTGCGCCAGCACATCCCGCCCACCGACCGCGTGCACGGCATCGTGGTCGACGGAGGCGAGCGGCCAAGCGTGGTGCCCGAGCGCGCCGCCCTCGAGTACTACGTGCGGTCCGCGCACGCCCCCACCCTCCGGGACCTGTCGCAACGGCTCGAGGACATCGCCCACGGGGTCGCGCTCGCCACCGGGACCACGGTCGAGGTCACCTGGGACCCTGTGCCGTTCAGCCTCCCGCTGCGCACCAACACCCCGCTCGCCGAGCGCTGGGCCCAGCACCAGGCGGCCCAGGGGCGCACCGCGCTCGCCGGCGGCATCGTGCCGGAGATCCTCGCCGCGTCCACGGACTTCGGGAACGTGAGCCAGCGGCTGCCGGGCATCCACCCGATGATCGCGGTCAGCGAGCCTGATGTCGCCCTGCACACCCGTGAGTTCGCGCAGGCCGCGGGCGGCCCGGCCGGGGACCGGGCGGCCGTCGACGGCGCCGTGGGCCTGGCGCTGACCGCCCTGGACTACCTGGCCGATCCGCGGCTGCGGGAGGCCGTCCGTCAAGACTTCGAGGACGGCGGCGGGATCGTGGACGTGCCCGGCTACTTCGACTGA